A window of Pedobacter lusitanus contains these coding sequences:
- a CDS encoding glycosyltransferase family 2 protein, with protein sequence MNLPLVSCIMPTANRQKFIPFAIDYFLKQDYPNAELVIIDDGIESIAPLIPIDNPKIRYFYSEPIGTIGIKRNYACDKAQGEIIMHWDDDDWYAPEWISRQVDALITSEADITGLNRVIFYSPTVESRWVYEDSDPEKPWLCGATMAYRKSFWKDHLFIDLQVGEDYDFVWNSNAKIFAHDFFEGFVALLHPNNTSIKPIENPKHKKNPTPWKEPTKEPEL encoded by the coding sequence ATGAATTTACCACTTGTTTCTTGTATTATGCCTACTGCTAATAGGCAGAAATTCATTCCTTTTGCAATTGATTATTTTCTGAAACAGGATTACCCGAATGCAGAGCTGGTTATCATTGATGACGGTATCGAATCAATTGCACCTTTGATTCCTATAGATAATCCAAAGATCAGATATTTTTATTCAGAACCGATAGGAACCATAGGTATCAAACGTAACTATGCCTGCGATAAGGCACAGGGGGAAATAATTATGCACTGGGACGACGATGACTGGTATGCTCCTGAATGGATTAGCAGGCAGGTTGATGCATTAATAACATCAGAAGCGGACATAACAGGATTAAACAGGGTAATTTTTTATTCTCCAACTGTGGAAAGCCGCTGGGTATATGAAGATTCTGACCCGGAAAAACCATGGTTATGCGGAGCAACAATGGCTTACAGGAAGTCCTTTTGGAAGGACCATTTATTCATAGACCTCCAGGTAGGTGAAGATTATGATTTTGTCTGGAATTCCAATGCCAAGATATTTGCTCATGACTTTTTTGAAGGTTTTGTGGCCTTATTACATCCTAATAATACCAGTATTAAACCTATTGAAAATCCAAAACACAAAAAGAATCCTACCCCCTGGAAAGAACCAACAAAAGAGCCTGAATTATGA
- a CDS encoding glycosyltransferase family 2 protein has translation MNDIIEIDIIILSYAQTPEFKQMTDQCIQSLINSEDPGTIKFNIIVIESAVDFESYQYRGTKTIYTDKEFGYHKYMNIGIELTSAPYICLCNNDLIFYPHWATEMLTAFNTYNLSSGSPVCPYHHPGVNIDLNSGVHLGYKVRQEISGWCIFIKRELLKKTGKLDENYKFWCSDNDYANTLFMLGITHGLVTSSIVDHLESRTLSSQPIEKQQSYVDEDLVYFGKKWNSRLGYAGWSVLAEGEQN, from the coding sequence ATGAACGATATTATAGAAATAGACATCATTATATTAAGCTACGCACAAACACCAGAATTTAAACAGATGACTGATCAATGTATTCAGTCACTGATCAATTCTGAAGATCCGGGGACTATAAAATTTAATATTATAGTCATTGAATCTGCAGTAGATTTCGAAAGTTATCAGTACAGAGGTACGAAAACAATTTATACCGATAAAGAATTCGGGTACCATAAATACATGAATATAGGAATAGAACTAACTTCTGCACCTTATATATGTTTATGTAATAATGATCTTATTTTTTATCCGCACTGGGCTACAGAAATGCTGACTGCATTTAATACCTATAATCTCTCGAGTGGCTCGCCGGTTTGCCCATACCATCATCCAGGTGTCAATATTGATTTAAACAGCGGTGTTCACCTGGGTTATAAGGTTAGACAGGAAATTTCAGGATGGTGTATTTTTATCAAACGTGAACTGCTCAAAAAAACGGGTAAGCTGGATGAGAATTATAAATTCTGGTGTTCAGATAATGACTATGCCAATACACTTTTTATGCTGGGGATTACCCATGGACTCGTGACCTCTTCTATTGTGGATCACCTGGAAAGCCGAACCTTAAGTTCGCAGCCAATTGAAAAACAACAGAGTTATGTAGATGAAGATCTGGTCTATTTTGGTAAAAAATGGAATTCACGTCTGGGTTACGCTGGCTGGAGCGTATTAGCAGAGGGAGAGCAGAATTAA
- a CDS encoding glycosyltransferase family 2 protein produces MKHRTEIDIIILSFAQTDALKQVTIDCIHSLMASEDPGEIKFNVVVIESQKDLKPYQYENSTTVYSDQPFGYNRYMNIGIEMTSSPYVCLCNNDLIFHQHWATEILKPFEEYADLLSASPVCSIHHPKMDFELNSGLKLGYRIRHEVSGWCLFFKREMLAITGKLDENYKFWCADNDYANTLWVLKIYHVLVTSSIVDHLENKTLINQTEEVQDQLTEKEVFYLQKKWKPRMGDGWVLMN; encoded by the coding sequence ATGAAACATAGAACAGAAATCGATATCATTATTTTAAGCTTTGCGCAAACCGATGCTTTAAAACAAGTTACAATTGACTGCATTCATTCTCTGATGGCTTCAGAAGATCCCGGGGAGATTAAATTTAATGTGGTTGTTATTGAATCTCAGAAGGACCTGAAACCTTATCAGTATGAAAACAGTACAACAGTATATTCCGATCAGCCGTTTGGTTATAACCGCTATATGAATATTGGTATTGAAATGACATCCTCGCCCTATGTCTGCTTATGTAATAATGATTTGATATTTCATCAGCACTGGGCAACAGAGATACTGAAGCCTTTTGAAGAATATGCCGATTTGCTGAGTGCTTCTCCTGTTTGTTCTATTCATCACCCTAAAATGGATTTCGAGTTAAATTCCGGACTTAAACTGGGTTACCGGATCAGACATGAAGTGTCCGGATGGTGCCTTTTTTTTAAAAGAGAGATGCTGGCCATTACCGGGAAATTAGATGAGAATTATAAATTCTGGTGCGCAGATAATGATTATGCAAATACGCTTTGGGTACTGAAAATTTATCATGTACTGGTTACCTCTTCTATAGTTGATCATCTGGAAAATAAAACCCTCATCAATCAGACCGAAGAAGTTCAGGATCAGCTGACAGAAAAAGAGGTCTTTTATCTGCAAAAGAAATGGAAACCCCGTATGGGTGACGGCTGGGTTCTAATGAACTGA
- a CDS encoding glycosyltransferase family 2 protein: protein MKLTDPLISCICITNNRPALLQKAIRCFQEQNYPNKELVVSYPRKDPSTRKILDEVLKESELKILIIERDDDESVGNARNHAVAKAGGDYICIWDDDDWYHPSRLSYQFKSMQTLGQGYQASVLTYVILYDTTTGKAYASFPYTWDGSILCRKEIIMQNQYANANKAEDTHIIKFLDSRKLLYHIEDAPFLYIYIYHGGNTWDYAHYEYFLKQSELLDDEVTANVRGLVEA, encoded by the coding sequence ATGAAATTAACGGATCCACTAATCTCCTGTATTTGCATTACTAATAACCGGCCGGCACTGCTTCAGAAAGCAATAAGATGTTTTCAGGAACAAAACTATCCTAACAAAGAGCTGGTTGTCTCTTATCCCAGAAAGGACCCATCTACAAGAAAAATTCTGGATGAAGTACTCAAAGAATCAGAGTTGAAAATACTGATAATTGAACGTGATGATGATGAGTCTGTAGGTAATGCCAGGAATCATGCAGTAGCAAAGGCTGGCGGAGATTATATCTGTATCTGGGATGATGATGACTGGTATCATCCAAGCCGGTTATCCTATCAGTTTAAAAGTATGCAGACCTTAGGACAGGGATATCAGGCAAGCGTGCTGACCTATGTAATCCTGTATGATACTACAACAGGTAAAGCCTATGCCTCTTTTCCTTATACCTGGGATGGTAGTATATTGTGCAGAAAAGAAATAATCATGCAGAATCAGTATGCAAATGCGAATAAAGCAGAGGATACCCATATTATTAAATTCCTGGATTCCAGGAAGCTTTTGTATCATATTGAAGATGCACCATTCCTGTATATCTATATCTATCACGGTGGGAATACCTGGGATTATGCACATTATGAATATTTTTTAAAACAAAGTGAGCTTCTGGATGATGAGGTTACGGCTAATGTTCGTGGCCTGGTAGAAGCCTGA
- a CDS encoding glycosyltransferase family 10 domain-containing protein yields the protein MMKIKFFSNYEVSENLLKRFKANYSINDGLLDFTTADDYNFAVVFNRTSEPIRSGAGIITVIQEPSWSPAHQDTSFLTNSDYIFIHDKELFERTHQLKLGGKVIESPALMFYHDHVDHSFYKDAAKAVKEKKLSIIVSGLYSSQANYQKRIEVLIRILESDLDIDIYGRGLSIEDRRYKGELQYKYEGLLPYEYSIAIENSNEKNYITEKFVDCVLCNTIPIYNGAPNLAEVYDSRYYRTIDLDSRTIVHDLKKIIVHRAPSSSVNKEIYFKQYNLYTKIKEIVYG from the coding sequence ATGATGAAGATTAAGTTTTTTTCCAACTACGAGGTTTCCGAAAATCTATTGAAAAGATTCAAAGCTAATTATAGCATAAATGATGGTTTGCTGGACTTTACTACAGCCGATGATTACAATTTTGCTGTAGTGTTTAACCGCACAAGTGAGCCAATCAGATCCGGAGCCGGAATTATTACCGTTATTCAGGAACCATCCTGGAGTCCGGCGCATCAGGATACCTCATTCTTAACCAATAGCGATTATATATTTATACATGACAAGGAATTATTTGAAAGAACACATCAATTGAAATTAGGAGGGAAGGTTATCGAATCTCCCGCATTGATGTTTTATCACGATCATGTAGATCATTCGTTTTATAAGGATGCAGCAAAGGCTGTAAAGGAGAAAAAGCTATCTATTATTGTCTCAGGTTTATACTCCAGCCAGGCCAATTATCAGAAACGTATTGAAGTATTAATCCGGATACTCGAATCTGACCTGGATATTGATATTTATGGAAGAGGATTAAGTATTGAAGACCGGAGGTATAAAGGAGAACTGCAATATAAATACGAAGGGTTGCTGCCCTATGAATACTCCATTGCGATAGAAAACTCGAACGAGAAAAACTACATTACAGAGAAGTTTGTAGACTGTGTTTTGTGTAATACGATACCTATCTATAACGGAGCACCAAATCTTGCCGAAGTTTATGATTCGCGTTATTATCGCACAATAGATCTGGATAGCAGGACAATTGTTCACGATCTTAAAAAAATTATTGTTCATCGTGCACCCAGCTCAAGTGTAAACAAAGAAATATATTTCAAACAATATAACCTGTACACTAAAATAAAAGAGATTGTGTATGGTTAG
- a CDS encoding glycosyltransferase family 2 protein, producing the protein MKRRQIELFVKSKTEVDIIILSFAKSEELKLITQQCISSLVASEDKDEIKFNIVVIESQKDMKPYQYPDTKTVYPDEEFGYHRYMNMGIEMTSSKYVCLCNNDLRFHQGWATEILKAFHKYYDLSSASPFCSFHHPKMGFEENNGIYTGYRSRYEVAGWCLFLKRDVFRLTGKLDENYQFWCADNDYANTLAALKLRHALVSSAVVDHLDSCTLDSQAEEAAIASSEFFYLEKKWNHRSMGSWTCV; encoded by the coding sequence GTGAAAAGACGCCAGATAGAACTATTTGTGAAAAGTAAAACTGAAGTTGATATTATCATCCTGAGCTTTGCAAAAAGCGAAGAATTAAAATTGATTACTCAACAATGTATCAGCTCTTTAGTAGCATCTGAAGATAAAGACGAGATTAAATTCAATATTGTTGTGATTGAATCTCAAAAAGATATGAAGCCATATCAGTATCCGGACACTAAGACAGTTTATCCCGATGAAGAGTTTGGCTATCACCGCTATATGAATATGGGTATTGAAATGACTTCTTCCAAATATGTCTGTTTATGTAATAACGACCTGCGTTTTCACCAGGGCTGGGCTACGGAGATATTAAAGGCTTTTCATAAGTATTATGATCTTTCCAGCGCTTCGCCATTTTGCTCTTTTCATCATCCAAAAATGGGGTTTGAAGAAAACAATGGAATCTATACAGGCTACAGGAGCAGGTATGAAGTTGCCGGCTGGTGTCTTTTTTTAAAACGGGATGTTTTCAGGCTAACCGGTAAGCTCGACGAAAATTACCAGTTCTGGTGTGCTGACAATGATTATGCAAATACACTTGCTGCATTGAAACTCAGACATGCTCTTGTTTCTTCAGCTGTTGTAGATCATCTGGATAGCTGTACCCTGGATAGTCAGGCAGAGGAGGCAGCAATTGCCTCCAGTGAGTTCTTTTATCTGGAGAAAAAATGGAATCACCGCAGTATGGGGAGCTGGACCTGTGTGTGA
- a CDS encoding DMT family transporter: protein MKTYIFLFLAIVSEIIATTALKASEQFTRFWPSVVVVCGYAIAFYFLSLTLRKMDLGIAYAIWSGVGIVLVTALGAVFYKQKPDLPAVIGIAFIIIGVLIINLLSKNSGH, encoded by the coding sequence ATGAAAACATATATATTTCTATTTCTTGCCATCGTTTCAGAGATTATCGCTACCACAGCCTTAAAGGCTTCTGAGCAGTTTACCCGGTTCTGGCCTTCTGTTGTCGTGGTCTGCGGTTATGCTATTGCTTTTTATTTTCTAAGCCTGACCCTGAGAAAGATGGACCTGGGAATTGCTTATGCAATCTGGTCAGGCGTTGGTATAGTTCTGGTTACGGCTTTAGGTGCCGTATTTTACAAACAAAAGCCTGACCTCCCTGCTGTTATTGGCATTGCATTTATTATAATCGGGGTGCTGATTATTAATCTGCTATCAAAAAACTCAGGCCATTAA
- a CDS encoding glycosyltransferase family 2 protein, whose translation MEQPLVSCIMPTANRQKFIPFAVSYFLQQNYPNTELIIIDDGKESVAPLLPDFSSIRYFYTPPLGTIGIKRNYACDKAQGQIIVHWDDDDWYAYDWVSQQVNFLITSGADICGIRHSHHYSAITNSFWQGDAHNRNNPNSKPFLGGATIAYWKSFWEKHPFKDLQKGEDEAFVETPGAKIFAHDYIDGMITMLHPNNTTIRAFENPNHKKKH comes from the coding sequence ATGGAACAACCGCTAGTAAGCTGCATTATGCCCACTGCCAACAGGCAGAAATTCATTCCTTTTGCTGTCAGCTATTTCTTACAGCAGAACTACCCTAACACCGAACTCATAATTATTGATGACGGCAAAGAGTCTGTTGCACCTTTATTGCCTGATTTTTCAAGCATCAGGTATTTTTACACACCTCCGCTGGGTACAATCGGAATAAAGCGCAACTATGCCTGTGATAAGGCGCAAGGACAGATCATTGTTCATTGGGATGATGATGACTGGTATGCTTATGACTGGGTTAGTCAGCAGGTGAACTTTCTGATTACTTCTGGTGCGGATATTTGTGGCATAAGACATAGTCACCATTATTCTGCAATTACCAATAGCTTCTGGCAGGGCGATGCACATAACCGGAATAATCCTAACTCAAAACCATTTCTGGGTGGTGCAACTATTGCTTACTGGAAATCTTTCTGGGAAAAACATCCATTTAAAGATCTGCAGAAAGGTGAAGACGAAGCTTTTGTTGAAACGCCCGGAGCCAAAATTTTCGCCCATGACTATATAGATGGAATGATAACTATGCTACACCCCAATAATACAACTATAAGAGCATTTGAAAATCCAAATCACAAAAAGAAACATTAA
- a CDS encoding cold-shock protein — protein sequence MQEGVVKFFNETKGFGFIVPSNGDSEIFVHSTGLMASIRENDKVTYDVEEGRKGLNAVNVQLV from the coding sequence ATGCAAGAAGGAGTAGTAAAATTTTTTAATGAGACTAAAGGTTTCGGATTTATCGTACCATCTAATGGTGACAGTGAAATCTTTGTTCATTCAACAGGCCTAATGGCTAGCATTCGTGAGAACGATAAAGTTACTTATGATGTAGAAGAAGGCCGTAAAGGTCTTAACGCAGTTAATGTTCAGTTAGTTTAA
- a CDS encoding glycosyltransferase family 10 domain-containing protein: protein MKIKFLSNYDGSENLLRRFKANYAIYDSDLSFTIANDYDYAVVFNRTDEPVNPKAKVITVIQEPSWSKAHEYIDFLLHSDYVIVHDPALFEQTHNLHIGGDVITSPSFMFYHDHVPRAFFESAASTEKQRKLSMIVSYLNKPEGNYGKRTGLLNQILASDLDIDIYGKRLEIEDRRYKGSLEYKFTGLLPYEYSIAIENSNEINYVTEKFVDCVLCNTIPIYNGAPNISDIYDKRYFRKIDLDSPSIIEDIKKIIAEPAPVSDVNKAIYYNNYNLYKKLKEIIIEKRYDS, encoded by the coding sequence ATGAAGATTAAATTTCTCTCCAATTACGATGGTTCAGAGAACCTTTTAAGACGGTTTAAAGCAAATTATGCCATTTATGATAGTGATCTGAGCTTCACTATTGCAAATGATTATGATTATGCAGTAGTTTTCAACCGTACTGATGAACCCGTTAATCCAAAAGCGAAAGTAATTACGGTTATCCAGGAACCTTCATGGAGTAAAGCACATGAATACATTGATTTTTTATTGCATAGTGATTATGTGATTGTACATGATCCCGCGTTGTTTGAGCAAACGCATAATCTGCATATCGGAGGAGATGTGATTACTTCTCCTTCCTTTATGTTCTATCATGACCATGTACCCAGGGCTTTTTTTGAATCGGCTGCCAGTACTGAAAAACAAAGGAAATTATCTATGATTGTTTCTTATCTGAATAAACCGGAGGGGAATTATGGTAAGCGTACAGGTCTTTTAAATCAGATATTGGCTTCAGATCTGGATATCGATATTTATGGCAAAAGACTGGAAATAGAGGATAGAAGATATAAAGGGTCTTTAGAATACAAATTTACGGGCTTGCTGCCTTATGAATACTCTATTGCCATTGAAAATTCCAATGAAATAAATTACGTCACTGAGAAATTTGTGGATTGTGTTTTATGTAATACTATTCCCATTTATAATGGAGCCCCAAATATCAGTGATATCTATGATAAACGTTATTTCAGAAAAATAGATCTTGACAGTCCGTCCATAATAGAAGATATCAAAAAGATTATCGCAGAACCTGCGCCTGTTTCTGACGTGAATAAGGCCATTTATTATAATAACTATAATCTGTATAAGAAGCTGAAAGAGATTATTATTGAAAAACGCTATGATTCATAA
- the bioA gene encoding adenosylmethionine--8-amino-7-oxononanoate transaminase, whose translation MSPIAEETLSLTERDLRVIWHPYTQMLNAIIPTAIVRAEGCYLFDEDNKRYIDAISSWWVILHGHSHPYIADRVAAQIRKLDQVIFAGFTHEPAVELAEKLLSLLPQNQQKVFYTDNGSTAVEVAMKMCMQYWHNHGQSRKKVLAFHNGYHGDTFGAMSVSGRSAWTAPFDAYLFEVLYLEVPTTENIEQLKKQISACSDQLACFVYEPLVQGSAGMLMYGAAELDELMKHCRNEGVLMIQDEVFTGFGRTGKLFAANHLKEQPDVMCFSKGLTGGTMPLGVTTCSEDIYNAFLSKDKLKTLFHGHSFTANPLACTAASASIDLLLLDQTQKHIERICRKHADFARRIADHMRVKSVRQTGTILAIEWRTETGTSYFDDLRNLLYDYFLNKGILMRPLGNVIYILPPYCISDEDLDYIYAEIEGTLELY comes from the coding sequence ATGAGTCCAATAGCTGAAGAAACCTTAAGTTTAACTGAAAGAGATTTAAGAGTCATCTGGCATCCTTATACACAAATGCTGAACGCAATAATTCCAACTGCCATTGTACGCGCAGAAGGATGTTATCTGTTTGATGAGGATAACAAACGTTACATTGATGCGATATCTTCGTGGTGGGTAATCCTTCATGGCCACTCCCACCCTTATATTGCAGATCGTGTAGCGGCACAAATCAGAAAACTTGATCAGGTAATATTTGCCGGCTTCACTCATGAACCCGCTGTGGAACTGGCAGAGAAACTCCTGAGCCTGTTACCTCAGAATCAGCAAAAAGTATTTTACACGGATAACGGCTCTACTGCTGTAGAAGTAGCAATGAAAATGTGCATGCAATACTGGCACAACCACGGACAATCCAGAAAAAAGGTATTGGCTTTTCATAACGGTTATCATGGAGATACTTTTGGAGCCATGTCTGTAAGTGGCCGCAGTGCATGGACAGCTCCGTTTGACGCCTATTTATTTGAAGTGCTTTACCTGGAGGTTCCGACAACTGAAAACATAGAACAGCTGAAAAAACAAATCTCAGCATGCAGTGATCAGCTGGCCTGTTTTGTTTACGAACCGCTTGTACAGGGCTCTGCCGGAATGCTGATGTATGGCGCTGCTGAACTCGATGAACTGATGAAGCATTGCCGTAATGAAGGAGTACTGATGATTCAGGATGAGGTTTTTACAGGTTTTGGACGTACAGGAAAACTCTTCGCCGCCAACCACCTGAAAGAACAGCCTGATGTCATGTGTTTTTCAAAAGGTTTAACCGGGGGAACAATGCCTCTGGGCGTAACAACTTGTTCGGAAGATATTTACAATGCATTTTTATCTAAAGACAAGTTAAAAACACTGTTTCACGGACATTCTTTTACGGCCAATCCCTTAGCCTGTACTGCAGCTTCGGCAAGTATTGACTTACTGTTACTGGATCAGACACAAAAGCACATCGAAAGAATCTGCCGCAAACATGCAGATTTTGCCAGAAGAATTGCAGATCACATGCGGGTTAAATCAGTAAGACAGACCGGAACAATTCTTGCAATTGAGTGGCGCACTGAAACCGGTACTTCCTATTTTGATGACCTCAGGAATTTATTATATGATTACTTTTTAAATAAAGGTATTTTAATGCGTCCCCTGGGAAATGTCATCTATATTTTACCCCCATACTGTATCAGTGATGAAGATCTGGATTATATCTATGCTGAAATAGAGGGAACCCTGGAGCTTTATTAA
- the bioB gene encoding biotin synthase BioB, whose translation MNNNTTIRNNWSIQEIEDIYHQPLLELVYQAATVHRQWHKAGEVQVCTLLSVKTGGCPEDCSYCGQAARYHTGITVKALMSKNDVVAIAQRAKDAGSSRFCMAAAWREVRDNRDFENILEMVQGVNEIGLEVCCTLGMINESQAARLQEAGLYAYNHNLDTSKEYYQEIINTRTYDDRLSTLNNVRKAGISVCSGGIIGLGETHADRINMLHTLSNLPQHPESVPVNALARVKGTPLADLPKVDSWEMVRMIATARILMPKAMVRLSAGRAEMSTEEQSWCFMAGANSIFTSESEELLVTPNPRLDDDRKMFDLLGLRPMQKENKN comes from the coding sequence ATGAACAATAACACAACTATACGCAATAACTGGTCTATCCAGGAAATAGAGGACATCTATCATCAGCCGTTGCTGGAACTGGTATACCAGGCTGCAACGGTACATCGCCAGTGGCATAAAGCCGGAGAAGTGCAGGTTTGCACCTTACTATCAGTCAAAACGGGCGGTTGTCCCGAAGACTGTTCCTATTGCGGTCAGGCGGCCCGTTACCATACCGGAATTACCGTAAAGGCACTGATGTCTAAAAATGATGTGGTTGCCATAGCGCAAAGAGCTAAAGACGCAGGCTCATCCCGTTTTTGTATGGCTGCTGCCTGGCGCGAAGTAAGGGATAACAGAGATTTCGAAAACATCCTTGAAATGGTACAGGGCGTCAATGAGATTGGCCTGGAAGTTTGCTGTACCCTGGGAATGATTAACGAATCACAGGCCGCCAGACTACAGGAAGCCGGCCTGTATGCCTACAACCACAATCTGGATACTTCAAAGGAATATTATCAGGAAATTATCAATACACGTACCTATGATGACCGGTTATCCACCCTGAACAATGTCAGAAAAGCAGGAATTTCTGTCTGTTCTGGTGGAATTATCGGGCTGGGGGAAACTCATGCAGACAGAATCAATATGCTGCATACCTTATCAAATTTACCACAGCATCCTGAATCTGTACCGGTAAATGCATTGGCCAGAGTAAAGGGAACTCCTCTGGCGGATTTACCAAAAGTAGATTCATGGGAGATGGTCAGAATGATCGCCACTGCAAGAATCCTGATGCCAAAGGCAATGGTCAGATTAAGTGCCGGCCGTGCCGAAATGAGTACCGAAGAACAGTCCTGGTGTTTCATGGCCGGAGCCAATTCTATCTTCACCAGTGAGAGTGAAGAACTGCTGGTCACCCCAAATCCAAGACTGGATGATGACCGGAAAATGTTTGACCTCTTAGGTCTAAGACCTATGCAAAAAGAAAATAAAAATTAA
- the bioD gene encoding dethiobiotin synthase, producing the protein MSSYQTIESINYMYNKPLFITGIGTEVGKTIVSAVLTEQLQADYWKPVQAGDLDNTDTFKVKQLISNSRSIFHPETFKFNMPASPHRAAKHEGIEIRQQDFVLPETSNQLLIEGAGGLFVPLSYRFLMIDLIRLLGAEAVLVTRNYLGCINHTLLSIHALQSKGIPLKHLVLNGDFDFDTLNMLLHHLPRNCTWSKLPEFTTINKDAIANAPFQLSPTPITT; encoded by the coding sequence ATGTCATCATATCAAACTATTGAGTCAATAAACTATATGTATAACAAGCCCTTATTTATCACTGGAATTGGCACTGAGGTAGGAAAAACCATAGTCTCAGCCGTGCTGACTGAACAATTACAAGCCGACTACTGGAAACCTGTACAAGCCGGTGATCTCGACAATACGGATACCTTCAAAGTCAAACAGCTGATCAGTAACAGCAGAAGTATTTTTCATCCTGAAACATTTAAATTCAACATGCCGGCTTCACCGCATCGTGCTGCAAAGCACGAAGGTATTGAAATACGCCAGCAGGACTTCGTGCTGCCTGAGACCAGCAACCAGTTGTTAATCGAAGGTGCAGGAGGGCTATTTGTGCCACTTTCCTACCGTTTTCTGATGATTGACCTGATCCGTCTGCTGGGAGCTGAAGCTGTATTGGTCACCAGAAATTACCTGGGCTGTATTAACCATACGCTGCTTAGCATACACGCTTTACAGAGCAAAGGAATTCCACTAAAACATCTGGTGCTTAACGGAGATTTCGATTTTGACACCCTTAATATGCTGCTACACCATCTTCCCAGGAATTGTACCTGGAGCAAACTACCGGAATTTACCACAATTAACAAGGATGCTATTGCCAATGCACCTTTTCAACTAAGCCCCACTCCAATCACCACTTAA